The Malus domestica chromosome 17, GDT2T_hap1 genome contains the following window.
ttccaattggagaaTGTTCGTGATTCTGTTGACTTGATCGTATCAAAGTTTCATAATTTTATACCAAGCGGTTTATTTATAGTGATGAAACAAAGGAGCAGAGCGTAGTGTTGTCAAACTGacgttttgtgattttttgggcTTTTTGGCATCCAAGATGATGTCTTTTGGGTTCTACATCTCTAGCTTTAATTCTAGCCATTTTGGGCCTGTTTTGGAGCCCTGAAGATCTAGAAACGTGGCTGTTTTGAGGTAGtgcagattttggacgaattttaccAGTTAATTTATGACTAtgtttcctaatttattttaatttatttggtttcctagtaTTATTCTAAGACTTTTTCTGGGTAGAGTTTTATTttctagtagtataaataaggctttttagccattagggtttttggggtaGAGAAGACAAGGGGAAAGGGAGAGAACACACGCACTAGTTGGAGAATTGCTTTTgacaattcaagtttattttcaaggtgctttctatccttgtttttaataatattttgttttatagttGTTAGTACTAATTTCCGTTTGTTAGGGCGAGGCCACAAGCCTTAGCAAGAaaatgtagtttcttttcaatttacttatgatattatgcatgtagattttgaattattaatcactggtttaaactatttaattgtcttaatacttagctaccattaggatttttagaaaagtaaattgatgcaattttggttggaGGTCAGTTCCTGAAGTTGACGAacgcttcttgtgattaatatgtgcaagttcacttaggatgaataccatgtcttaagggttgtatgatttttcaaaaggttttacaaagcttaatgagtcatgcatgtttacaTTTGATTTGAATACCACAGACGGATTGTATGTTTAATATACGCTCTATGTTGGGGGTCTAAGTAggcatatattaggaaaacctaatctTCAAATAtacatgtgtaattcataagtaattgaaagaactgcataggattgttaaggtgacggcggaaccttaggcttttacaatttaattttcaaaaactattttcttttagtttattttattttatcactttatttaattattttctattaaattcgtttttagtaTTTGAAATCAAAAATCGACTTTTTCTCAAACTTTGTTTcaagtaattaattaagatttgatttgatacacattattcattcaatccctgtgaAAAACGACATTGTTAGAGCTGCTATACTACGATAATCTTGTACTCTTtcaagtatttaaagtgtttttatccctatttTTGCAGGTTGTAATACAGGGACATTTGTTCATCCAATTCAAACTGACAACAAATGAAAAAGCAAGTTTACAAACAAACTACCAGCACATGGTAAGCACTCATTCATAATCGAAGGACATGACCATCAAGATTCGCAGTAAAACAAatctacaatttaaaaaaactGGCTCTCGAATTTGTTCCGAGGCAAGAGTTTTGATCAACGGAGCCGAGGCTATAGATCCGAACAGAGAAGTCGTCATTTATTCATTTAGAGCTCTCTCTCTTTATCCGAATAAAAATGGAACGACGACCTCAAATTCATgtcataaaaaaacaaaattaacaggTGAAGGCCGAAGGAGTTAGGGGCATATGAGATAAATTGTTCGAATGGGCCAAGTCTGTGGTTTGATTTTGTCCTTATGGTTAACCAAAGTTCATTGAATGCTTTTGGTTAAATTTAAAGTTACGAaatcttttttattagtttctTAGTGTTTATAGGTATAGGTTTTCTAGTACGATTaagtttgatttatttcatgttTTGGATTATTGCATCTTGTTTTCCTTTGGAAGAGAATAATAAAGGATTGTGATTTGTGAGTGTGTCTGTGAAATTATGAGAGAATTCTCAAATGCTTTGTTTAACTTGGTATAAGCATAGTTCGATTATTAGTTGAATCATGATGTGCTTGCTTCACTGTGTGTGCACAAATCTAGCTAGGTTTATTCATGCACCCACATGCCCGACACTTGagaatgatgattatgctttcGTTTCCTTTGCCTTTGAAACATGATGTGCTCGCTTCACTGTTTTGTCTTTGCCTTCACCTTGTCTTCCTTTTCCGTGGATTGCTTTACTTTTGTCTTGCcctaaagtttatgttttaggtTTTGCCCTTTGCCCTAAAATTTGTTGCAGTTTGCTTTTGTTGCCTTGCTGAGTTGTTTTGCCCTTCTTGTTCTTGCCTTGATATTGCTTTGCCATTGTGATCGTACTGTGTCATTATCTTGCTAGTGTTTGTGGCTTGTGCTAATTGCGATTATGTTCGTTGTTTCTTAAAGACCTCGCCCCCTTATTGTCATCAcgtaaatatttaaattcaatcCTAAAAGCAAAAAGTGCAATCACACAAGGGCTCAAATTTGAAGGGAAAATAAGACTGCTTCTATTGTGTTGTGAGAAAAACAActataaaataaagttgttgagtgtttgtaaacttttttttttttgtaaaagtgcttttaacaaaaaaaaaataatagtatCTGAGTGTTTGgaaaacttttatataaattgctctaaatttattaaatgaGTAAAAATGATATACTATTTAATatgatataataattgtcaaagagTATAATGTAAAAGCaataattgtaattttgtaaaaaatgtGGGGATATATTtggtatttgaaaatttcattaaatgtgCACTGAttactatgctttgaaaaaaataagCACTTTTTTTAGAAGCATAGTAGACCCTACTTCTGATTTTCTATGTTTTTCTATTGTCATTAatgtcaattaaaaaaaaattgttttaccaAAGACATTTGATgcttcatattttctaataacctttttttttttaaaaagaaccACTATCTCAAACCAGtcctaaatataaaaatttggaggGTACACTGGTATAtttagagtgtcaataacaatttgtttttcaattttattatataataatgatgtatattcaagtgaaactttaaaattagagtatttaaagcttttttttttcttgtttgtttgtttaagaTTGAACCGCTTTGATTATGTAGTGAAAGTTAtgtttgtagtttttttttattacttatTATTTAATGACATTTATAAACTTACAATCAGTGAATtctaaaatttgttttgatttaagtttttttttttagcattaATACATTGTCCTACTTTTTGAAAAAACCATTTTAACGAGAAGAACTTTTATAAACTCCACACATCAATTCCAAAATCTCGGAGATCGCCAGGATTAATcaaatattttcttaatttctaCTAGTATATGCGCACAATAAAGTGTGAAATTTTTTACTTTGGTTGTTAAAATTGAAAGAGAGGGGAAGCGAGTGAGAGAAAACATGGGAgtgaggagaggagagagggagagatattgtttttttatttaaattagagATGATAAACTTACATGTAGgtgaagtttaaaaaaaaaagtaaaattgtattttgtaaaattacattattgtcttaaattttttttgttgtgatagaaaataaatatgttttttttatccTCATTTAGTTGACAAAAAGAGTTTTATTAATGTAGTTTTAAACCATGGAAGTTGATATGATATCTTCCCAGACATCAATGACCTACTTTTTGGACTCAAACAAGGAGGCAGATTCTATGTCCTCCTACTTTCCGTGCTCTCCTATTTTGTGTGATCACAGTTAAgtcatgtcaatattttatattatttttttatagagataataagataaaaatgaatagtaatataaaatgttaatacGACTTAATCGTAACTACACGAATAGAAGGGCACGGAAAGTAGAAGGGAGCCGCGGTCAAACAATCGCCCTTGTGGAAGGGTAATCATTGATTTGAATACAGTAAACACAATTAGAAAATGTTGATAGTAACTGATtaactattttgtttttcacCAACTATTTATTATTAGTATAATGCCTATTTATCCACGTTTTGAGATCATTGGAGTACATCTTCATCTTAGCCGTCCATGCTTTTTGGattccataaatataaatagtctGGATTCTTCAAACACGTACACGTACGACtgattctaattttattttattttatttatttttttttttgtaaattccTTTATTTTGTAGGGTGCTATGCTTCAAGTAACGTCGATATCAGATGATGTAATTGAGTCATGATGACAAAGTGCTTATACAATATGTAGATGAAAAAGGTATGATTAAATTTGGAGTGTATAGAATAAGTGGAACCTTAAATCACTACAAGGTGGTTCAGTAGTTGAGACGAATTTCAAGTTCGTATTCTAAAACGACATGTTTTGTGTTTGAttccttgcacataattatACGATGGTGGTCAGAGAATGCTTAAATGATTTCATCAGTCTTTTCGATTCAAAATGGTGAACTATTTTGAGAAGCAACCATCTATTTCCTTTTCAAGAATAAAACAAGTGGAACCTTCATTTTGCCTGAAAACTTCACTTTGTTCATTTGATTTTAACAATGTGAAATTATCAGTAATTTGATAAACCAATCAAACTAGCTGAATCATAAAATCGATCCTTTAATTTTGTtctacattctattgaatttacattaagaatagaaaaaataatggttaataaacaactgattgaatcacattattgctagcccattgtaaggTACTAATTATGTAACAACCTATCCCTAACtttacaattttattaattttaaatgagtgaattgacgaaaatgcctctAGAGGCAAGGATTTTGACTTCTGTTGACCATCGGGGCGTCTCGGTCGACTTTTTAAGATTGATCGTTgactttttgttgactttttacaaaatttgctcGGGACCCCGCTCTGGTTCCGAATCCACGCTCCGTTTTTCCAAATTTAGTCGTTTaagttgagttttactaattgttcctaatattatgcttaggtgcaattattaTCAGAGACTCTGGTTATTCCAGTTTAAACGGATGCGGCCTcgcaagtatctgtgagtgggtctttacttttaaatattatatatttattcagtTTCTATTTATACGTTTGAAAGAGAATTTCCTACGTATGCCTAGATTAGACTAATgtttataagaattagcgaAATAGCGGAAATTACGAAATTATCCCaaatcctacgggatgcacatgtatgcataCTTTTATGGGGTTTTAATTACAACCATGATTAATATTTTACTTATTACTATTATGTTGATGTGAATTATCAAATTACTATGGCACgactatatttatgttatctgctcatcgtttgctgcaccggtgttagtactcgccggAGCCAAGGCcaatctttcacgtgtatgttcacatcgcactgTACGTTCACTTTGTAAGTGCCAGTCATGTccattgctataggcaattaggactcgtatgtgctgCTTATAGCTCCACTTTTCACGTCGTAAATCACTGGTACACCCAGTCATGTTTATGTCAGAATACATTTGCATGAACTCGTGCATAGCATGTGTCGATAagcactcgatatgatatgtttgctaatgcgagattatgtgattacATACGTTATGTACTTATTTATGAAATATTGTGTcgtattgaattcttgagattttgCAGGTTACGGTAGTTATTttcttactatacgtagtatgtatatcttggaaactatacttgttttacggtgatgggttattatgttttcgaaaaagtttttataaagctttgtttttaggcccactcacccttatttttcacCCATCCAGGTTTAATAGCTACGCATTTtgtgtcgacgaggattcttggcaaatcttggtataagtggttaccttcgatggtatgattCTCATCCTACCTTACTGCACTTTACTTATGCTCCGACATaacgtgtgaaatgagttcattcccgctcacaagcGCACTTTTGTGTTTATgcatttttaggtttaaatttatccacAATTTCCTTATCACTACacttttatggcttcgtcaccttcctaGTGTCGGCCAGTAcagctcgatttggagtccaGGTGTACATTCCGAGTCAGGGTGTgtcaaattataaaaaataaaaataaaaaaataaaaaaaacactgtacaagaaaaagttaaatattaaaaacactGTTTACCATTGTACAGTAAAtagttaaatattaaaaacactATTTATCATTGTTTATATGATGAAAATACCCTTGCtacatttgatgcattattttgaatttcttttgaagttttttgtttgagggcATTTCTGTCCAAATCTTTTTGGTGAAGCCCGTGACCcaaaaaaaacactattcactaggttgttggctttatatatattaGCCTTCATGCATGCGTGCTATGTGCGATTGACATGttttaaatgaataatattagaccatgctagaagaaacccctcataaaccaatcaaagcagcttgttgatgcacaaaatcagtgaggactttggtacaacagaaaatgtcaagtttgtgaccttcgctagattgcttcggtcactagcgtggataagtatgtaaatggatagagatagggaagcaaacacaaaatgtacgtggttcacccagattggctacgtccacagagtagaggagttctcattaattgtgaagggtttacacaagtacataggttcaagctctcattttgtgagtactagtgaatgatttagtacaaatgacattaggaaatattgtgggagaatgatctccttttatagaagagagtttctagttttgttttgacattgacacgtgtcgtattgtgattggcttttgatgttgacacgtatctcgctatgattggcttctgatgtcgacatgtgtcgcgttgtgattggcctcctggttggagggaaactcttctggatccttgacgatataacgttgaccggtgctcagtagttttaggattggtcaagtatgatacaaacacaGCTGAATCCACATAATACAATCGGTCTTTCAATTTCGATttacattctattgaatttacattaagaatagagaaaataatagttaataaacaattgattgaattatattattgttagcctattgtgaggtactaattataaaaaaaaaaattaagaaaaacattgtaccaaaacacAGTTTATCACTGTTTACTACTATACAGTAAAtagttaaatattaaaaacactGTTTATCACTGTTTAtatgacgaaaatacccttgtcacatttgatgtattattttgagttgcttttgaagttttttgttttgggggcaTTTCTGTCCAGTTCATTTTGATGAAGCCTATGATCCCAAAAAACACTGTTCATTAGGCTGTTGACTTTATATATAAGATGGAGTGGGATCAGTTGCAGCTGTCATGATACCAAGCAAGTccccaaaataccaaaaaaataaaaaataaagttagAAATATTAGCCAGATTTTCTATCCCTGTATTGTCACTTGGTATGGTGTAAGAGAGCTAATTTTAACGCGAAAAAATATAGGAGagctaattttaaatttttgaatAAAAAGCTTCAAGAGAGAACTTTAGTAAAAACAACCCTCAATTTAACGGAACAATTGACACAACTAAGTTGAGAGGGAAATTGACATGAATGTAAGTCTATGGGGGCCTCGGAAGCAAATTGAGAGTTCATAAAGTGGAACAATACCTTCAGGGGGTATTGCTACATTTTTCACTTTGTatttaaacaaatttttttaaaacaatatcGTGATGTACTTGGTAACTTGGGAAATAAATTAACTCTAAATCTGTACATTCAATCTTCTAAGccagattgaatgaataatcaTATGGAAAACATCATATCTCTTGGGTGGATTATTCACTACAAAATGCCTTTGCACCTGCTTCACTCTTTCCTGCATTCTTCGATATTGCTCTTCAGGTATTCCCATTAAGATTTCTTTAAGTTTTGGAATTTCACTCACTGAAACTTGAACAGAAAACGAGTCCCAGTTAAGCACATCACTGAAAGGCAGCACATAGTGTTGTGATATCAAAACTGGAACACAATCTGCATAAATTGCCTCCACAATTCTTGGGCTGGCAACTTCATGTCCACTAGGGCAAATGCAATACTTGCTTTTCTTCAGCATGTCATGGTATGAAAGCTCTTCAGGGAGTTTTTCATAGACCAGTAAATCTCTGTCTTTTCCTTTCCAATGCTCGAAAAGAAATGGCCTAATTCGACCGTGCATTCGTCCTGCAAAAAATGCTAGGATTGTACGTTTGGACGGATGCAAGCCTCCAATTAGACCTGTTATTTCACCAGTTTCCAGATTGATTTCAGGAAATGATGCATCTTTCTTAGGGTTAAAGTGCTCGGATGTATTGGCGTTGCATAGTACACGGATGGCAACGAAGTACAGTTGTTTAACATACCATGTAGCCCTTGGCCCCTATACAAAAGCCAGTAGCAAATTAGTTACTCGACTGTGGATCTGAACAACTGATCATGTGAAATCATACTTTCATACAATATCTTAATTGAATTATATGTAATGATCAATAAATTCTATTTAATTCTACGTCTACATGTATAAAAATTCTAGTaatctataatatttgtttgaatGTGTGATCCAGATTAGCAATATGGCAATGTGAAATGTTGTACTAATAGTAAAAAATTTACCCAATCATGGCAAGAAAGCATGACATGATCAGCTCCAAGGCTTCTGTTCCAGTATGGATACCTATTAGAGATGATACGAACGTAATCAACCACAGTGCGCTCAAGAACAGCTTTGTCACGAATAATCGGGTGAAACAAATACTCGACGATCATCACAACACTGAATGGCAGAAAATAGACGTGAGCATTTTCAGGCTCTCGAGTCCGGAACTTGGTATCAGTTTCCATGAAGCTAAGGAAGAGTCCCTCCATAGAGTAAATGTTTTTGCAAGGACCGTTATGAAATATAGGCAGCTCTCCCTCTTCGTAGACatatattttaaacattttttccATTAAGAGGTAGCTCCTacataattgaaataaaatgagacaGAACTGAAGAGTAAGGCAATTTATTTTTCGGACTATTGAAAGATTTAAGGTTCTAGTTATGAGAGTTCAGTACCGGTGAAAGGCATACGCATTCCTGTAAATATCGCCTTTTGGTATATAATCTGCATCTTTAAGAGGTGTTGTATGGTTAAGATTTTTTATTGCTTCCCCAATCAATGCTCTAGCAGCAGCAAGACCAGCTTCAAGTTTCTTCAGGTTTTCATCTCCCTTCTGCCAATCCCTTTGCGGAACAGAATCGCCAATGTATCCCCTTCCAAGATCAGGCAATGCCTTCATCCTTGTTGCATCCTACAAGATTAACTTGGTCAAAACATAAGTGGTAACatcaacccaaaaaaaagaaatggaagaacAAAATTGGTTACACAAGTTTACACCATAACGAAATTTTACAGAAATTCAAGCACCAAACTTGAATAAGTAGAATACCTTGTATGATGAAATATAGTTGATTCTGAATGTGGAATCAGAAATCATATCTACGCCGGTACCCAACCATGGAAATTGAGACGTTCCTTTCGAACCATTTGTCACAAGACTCACAACCATATAAACTATAGCAAAGGAAGCCATAGCAAACACAATAGCATTTTGATATCTTCTGTAAACCTGCTTCATCTTTCTCTTCCTCTATCAGAAACACACAAGCACACATTACCTTTCAGAACACATAATTCTGTAAATGTCTGGGAAATATATGTATGATTATAAGTAGTTATCAGGTTTTCGCCTTATCAAATTTCACTTGAATAAAATATACCTGATTAACGGCATTTTCTCTCTGAGGTAATGCTATACTGGAATAGAATATGTATCCAGAGCGTTTAAAAGATGCTATACTGGCATCTTCTAACAACCGGTAACCGACATGGAATTTTTGGAGTGAACGGTAAGATAATTGTATAAAAATTTGGTACACTTCAACAaatcaagggaaaaaaaaaatcacagaaCGAGTAATGATTTGTATAAAATGACCTTAATTATACATTAAGATTTTGGCTACAATATTTagatgtatttaatacaataatCATTTGACAGTCAGATATAAATCATGTGAATATATGGACAGATGGATGAAGGGACTAGTAATGTCCATCCCCATCCTCACATTATTACTTACGGTGCAATCCAGAGACTCCAAAGTTATTCTCGTTCCCTTCATATGTTTTGTCAATCTCAAATAACAAATCAATTCAACAAACAATAAGATTTATAAAAGTATTggccataattttttttggtttctccTCTGCTCTACCTCTTACTTGAGTGCTAGggtttctatattttttattgatagaaTTTTCCTATTAACCTTAATAAGTCTTTCAAATGGttaataaataattttgtaAATACTCTCCGTTTAATTCCTTTTTATATTTGGAAGAAGTTCATCCtcatataaaattttggttCCGCCactatataaatatatgtatttaatgCTCGAAAACTTAATTTCAATCATGTGGTATCATGCAAGAATTAAAGAAGGTTTTGTTATTTACTCCTGGTCCTGATTCTTCAAGCACAAGATAATTAATAAGATTTGGAGATGCTcgatgtgacat
Protein-coding sequences here:
- the LOC103405073 gene encoding probable glycosyltransferase At3g07620, giving the protein MKQVYRRYQNAIVFAMASFAIVYMVVSLVTNGSKGTSQFPWLGTGVDMISDSTFRINYISSYKDATRMKALPDLGRGYIGDSVPQRDWQKGDENLKKLEAGLAAARALIGEAIKNLNHTTPLKDADYIPKGDIYRNAYAFHRSYLLMEKMFKIYVYEEGELPIFHNGPCKNIYSMEGLFLSFMETDTKFRTREPENAHVYFLPFSVVMIVEYLFHPIIRDKAVLERTVVDYVRIISNRYPYWNRSLGADHVMLSCHDWGPRATWYVKQLYFVAIRVLCNANTSEHFNPKKDASFPEINLETGEITGLIGGLHPSKRTILAFFAGRMHGRIRPFLFEHWKGKDRDLLVYEKLPEELSYHDMLKKSKYCICPSGHEVASPRIVEAIYADCVPVLISQHYVLPFSDVLNWDSFSVQVSVSEIPKLKEILMGIPEEQYRRMQERVKQVQRHFVVNNPPKRYDVFHMIIHSIWLRRLNVQI